From the genome of Novipirellula aureliae, one region includes:
- the pgsC gene encoding poly-gamma-glutamate biosynthesis protein PgsC, protein MDTLTISIGIGLAVSLLFSEIFGLAAGGMVVPGYIALSLDEPLTVAATFAAAIVTYFIVYSLSNLIVIYGKRRTVLMVLVGFLVGIFLEWFSPSIGMPTEAMDMESLAESNDYEVIGYIIPGLIGIWIDRQGMIETLGILITASTVVRLVLMLLGLELVL, encoded by the coding sequence ATGGATACATTAACAATATCGATCGGGATTGGCTTGGCCGTCAGCCTGCTGTTCTCCGAGATCTTTGGCTTGGCGGCTGGCGGGATGGTCGTGCCTGGGTATATCGCGCTTTCGCTCGACGAACCGCTGACGGTCGCTGCAACGTTTGCTGCAGCGATCGTCACCTATTTTATCGTTTATTCGCTGTCAAATTTGATTGTCATCTACGGCAAACGGCGGACGGTATTGATGGTGTTGGTCGGCTTTTTAGTCGGCATCTTTTTGGAATGGTTTTCACCATCGATCGGCATGCCTACCGAAGCGATGGATATGGAGTCGTTGGCCGAGTCCAATGATTACGAAGTGATCGGCTACATCATCCCTGGTTTGATCGGTATTTGGATTGACCGGCAAGGGATGATTGAAACGTTGGGCATTTTGATAACCGCTTCGACTGTGGTTCGTTTGGTTTTAATGTTGCTCGGGTTGGAGTTGGTGCTGTGA
- the pgsB gene encoding poly-gamma-glutamate synthase PgsB — MDGSLALLSTTGTLVGLGLLESYFHRRQLAKIPTRIHVNGTRGKSSVTRLIAAGLRASGTRTCAKTTGTLARMILPDGAEYPVFRPARANVIEQVRIVRAAAEAESEALVIECMALIPYLQWLCEFMLVHATHSVITNARADHLDVMGPGEKDVAWALLGMVPKEGKLYTAERRHLDAFHKVCDDRKTELITVGDEEVDAILPLEMAQFSYIEHAENVALALRVLHDLGVERSTALQGMWSATPDPGIMTVADLNFFGREISFVNGFAANDPESTERIWNMACDRYANVTKRIMIFNCRFDRPDRSKQLAECCAQWKAADHYVLIGSGTYIFAKFATRAGLDPRKLVMAEGDGADEIFEKTVSLCGRSALVMGMANIGGVGLDVVRYFRNRGIADEKAF; from the coding sequence ATGGATGGTTCGCTTGCATTATTAAGCACCACCGGCACTTTGGTCGGGCTGGGCTTACTTGAGTCCTATTTTCACCGCCGCCAATTGGCGAAGATTCCCACTCGGATCCATGTCAATGGAACGCGAGGCAAGTCGTCGGTGACTCGTTTGATCGCAGCAGGACTGCGTGCATCGGGCACGCGGACTTGTGCGAAAACGACTGGCACGTTGGCACGCATGATTTTGCCCGATGGTGCAGAATATCCAGTGTTCCGCCCGGCGCGTGCGAATGTGATTGAGCAGGTTCGGATCGTCCGTGCGGCGGCGGAAGCGGAATCGGAAGCTTTGGTGATCGAATGCATGGCGCTGATTCCCTACTTGCAATGGTTGTGCGAATTTATGCTGGTGCATGCAACCCACAGTGTCATCACGAATGCGCGGGCCGACCATTTGGACGTCATGGGACCAGGAGAGAAGGACGTCGCCTGGGCGTTACTGGGAATGGTCCCCAAGGAAGGAAAGCTATACACGGCCGAGCGGCGTCATTTGGATGCGTTTCACAAAGTTTGTGACGATCGCAAAACGGAGCTAATTACGGTTGGTGACGAAGAGGTCGACGCGATTTTGCCGCTCGAGATGGCTCAGTTTTCATACATCGAACATGCGGAAAACGTCGCCTTGGCATTGCGGGTGCTACACGATCTAGGGGTAGAGCGCTCGACCGCATTGCAAGGAATGTGGTCAGCGACGCCTGATCCGGGCATTATGACCGTAGCGGATCTAAATTTCTTTGGCCGCGAAATCAGTTTTGTGAACGGGTTTGCTGCAAACGATCCAGAGTCAACCGAGCGAATTTGGAACATGGCATGTGATCGCTATGCTAACGTGACCAAACGGATCATGATTTTCAATTGCCGATTCGATCGTCCGGATCGGTCGAAGCAATTGGCTGAGTGTTGTGCACAATGGAAGGCGGCTGACCACTACGTTCTGATCGGGTCGGGCACTTACATTTTCGCCAAGTTTGCGACTCGAGCAGGATTGGACCCGCGGAAATTAGTGATGGCCGAAGGGGATGGTGCGGATGAGATTTTTGAGAAAACGGTCAGCCTTTGCGGTCGCTCGGCGTTGGTGATGGGGATGGCGAATATCGGTGGAGTCGGCTTGGATGTCGTGCGATACTTTCGCAATCGCGGGATCGCCGATGAGAAAGCGTTTTAA
- a CDS encoding TadE/TadG family type IV pilus assembly protein: MFTPQKAIRRYPSRDRTGRRGVATVELAICLPIMVALTVGTMDLCSMLFIKESVTLAAYEGARQGVGRGFTNATARARVLEFLDERNIQYSSADVVQIDAPGFDNAETLDNVRLTVTVPLAGNLNVPSKWFGDMSVNATVTMRKEYKNLDEDN, translated from the coding sequence ATGTTTACACCACAAAAAGCCATACGCCGATACCCAAGTCGCGATCGAACGGGACGCCGAGGGGTTGCGACCGTTGAGTTGGCAATCTGCTTGCCAATTATGGTTGCCCTGACTGTCGGCACAATGGATTTATGTTCGATGCTGTTCATCAAAGAATCGGTCACGTTGGCCGCTTACGAAGGAGCTCGACAAGGGGTTGGCCGTGGGTTTACCAATGCGACCGCACGAGCACGTGTTCTGGAGTTCTTGGACGAACGAAACATCCAATACTCTTCCGCCGACGTGGTGCAAATCGATGCACCTGGATTCGATAACGCCGAAACACTCGACAACGTTCGTCTTACCGTGACGGTCCCCTTGGCCGGAAACCTGAACGTGCCGTCGAAATGGTTCGGTGACATGAGTGTGAACGCCACGGTGACAATGCGGAAAGAGTACAAAAACCTTGATGAGGACAACTAA
- a CDS encoding TadE/TadG family type IV pilus assembly protein, whose protein sequence is MNRKRQKRSGATMVEFAIVANLLFVMIFASMELARINMARNLAQDAAYYAARVVMVPGATAAEANAEVDRIMGTLLNSQGYSSSVNDLDFDSDTVEVTVTVDMKKIALFTPMFMPQTKVDYTAKLRTERYEGFFEQ, encoded by the coding sequence ATGAATAGAAAACGCCAAAAACGCTCTGGAGCGACCATGGTTGAATTCGCAATCGTTGCGAATCTGTTGTTCGTCATGATTTTCGCAAGTATGGAACTCGCCCGAATCAACATGGCTCGCAACTTAGCTCAAGATGCCGCCTACTATGCCGCACGAGTCGTGATGGTCCCCGGTGCAACGGCCGCCGAAGCCAATGCCGAAGTGGACCGGATTATGGGGACGCTGCTCAACAGCCAAGGTTACTCGTCGAGCGTCAACGATCTCGATTTTGATTCGGATACCGTCGAGGTGACCGTCACCGTCGACATGAAAAAGATCGCGCTTTTTACACCGATGTTTATGCCACAAACCAAAGTGGACTACACCGCGAAATTGCGAACCGAACGCTATGAAGGCTTCTTCGAACAGTAA
- a CDS encoding vWA domain-containing protein, translating to MTTYSRNRSVGPRRGNVMALMALVMPLLALLAAFCINTAQMQLTRTELMVATDAAARAGGRAFSEDQTVEAAMTAAVATAALNNVDGLPLQIRADSSAGEIEFGITSQPDGLTGRYYFEKLSASQLANNSQLASAVRVIGRRDSGSLSGSVPLVIPGILNTSDFDATQDSVAMQVDRDISLILDRSGSMVPELTFDWPSGENPYSTATIEAGVAAGQITKQTNRHGDVSYYYASGVNSMTYQQWAWTEHYGLPDCPVQPWQELVEAVDAFLSVLDSTVQEEQVSVASYSTYATLDIGLTKNFGDIQSTIRSLDPEGWTAIGRGMEAGRPALTSGNARPYAAKTMVVMTDGNENRGPDALQVANEIIANWPVTIHTVTFGSGADQNAMREVAAAGGGKHYHAADGAQLKAIFEEIANNLPTILTK from the coding sequence ATGACTACTTACAGCCGAAATCGCAGCGTTGGGCCTCGCCGTGGAAATGTCATGGCACTGATGGCACTCGTGATGCCACTGCTAGCCCTCCTGGCAGCATTCTGTATCAATACCGCTCAGATGCAATTGACTCGGACCGAATTGATGGTCGCGACCGATGCAGCGGCTCGAGCGGGCGGACGAGCGTTCAGCGAAGACCAAACGGTCGAAGCCGCAATGACGGCTGCTGTGGCCACCGCAGCTCTCAACAACGTTGACGGATTGCCGCTGCAAATTCGAGCCGACAGCTCAGCGGGTGAGATCGAGTTCGGTATTACGTCGCAGCCAGACGGACTAACGGGACGCTACTATTTTGAGAAATTGTCAGCTTCTCAATTGGCGAATAATTCACAACTCGCTAGCGCCGTACGCGTCATCGGTCGTCGTGACAGCGGTTCTCTATCGGGAAGCGTTCCCCTCGTGATTCCTGGAATTCTCAATACCAGCGACTTTGATGCGACCCAAGACTCCGTCGCCATGCAAGTCGACCGAGATATCTCGTTGATCCTTGACCGCAGCGGTTCGATGGTCCCCGAACTGACGTTCGATTGGCCAAGTGGCGAAAATCCCTACAGCACTGCCACCATCGAAGCGGGGGTTGCTGCTGGACAAATTACCAAACAAACCAACCGACACGGAGACGTCAGCTATTACTACGCCTCGGGCGTCAATTCGATGACCTATCAACAATGGGCATGGACCGAGCACTACGGTTTGCCCGATTGCCCGGTGCAACCTTGGCAAGAATTGGTCGAAGCCGTTGACGCTTTCTTGAGTGTTCTTGACTCCACCGTTCAAGAGGAACAGGTTTCCGTGGCTAGTTATTCCACCTATGCCACACTCGATATTGGGTTGACGAAAAACTTTGGCGACATCCAATCGACCATTCGCTCGCTCGACCCCGAAGGTTGGACCGCGATCGGACGTGGGATGGAAGCTGGCCGGCCTGCTTTGACCTCGGGCAACGCTCGTCCCTACGCAGCCAAAACGATGGTCGTGATGACCGACGGCAACGAAAATCGTGGCCCCGATGCATTGCAAGTGGCAAATGAAATCATTGCGAATTGGCCGGTGACAATCCATACCGTCACCTTCGGCAGTGGAGCCGACCAAAACGCTATGCGAGAAGTGGCTGCCGCAGGCGGCGGAAAGCACTATCACGCTGCCGATGGAGCGCAACTCAAGGCGATCTTTGAAGAAATTGCAAACAATCTACCTACCATTTTGACGAAGTGA
- a CDS encoding cysteine peptidase family C39 domain-containing protein, producing MFYDLLIASVGVFLIAALGFYGSWLLGQRRHRFTDAFCVVGLLGAPVFSWFLSEQLWLAKFIPVSGAVVWSNFTPVLLAVAAGTVFANQANSILRRGMVGTPLLVIAMACLIGPMARPVIRPLAGFDFDGAQSQASQWRNGVCLQSHESTCCPASAATLLKLHGVDSTEQEMARACLTGQDGTSSLGLFRGLSTATRQASKKACVANRNPESWTSGNQLPVIALVRFESCLPARQTHFTDRYFRLTSYGDHREGHAVVVVGHTDDGDWQISDPAVGRVTWSDQQFRSRFTGQAIYLADR from the coding sequence ATGTTCTACGACCTTCTTATTGCCAGCGTCGGCGTCTTTTTGATCGCTGCGCTAGGATTCTACGGAAGTTGGCTTCTCGGCCAGCGCCGCCACCGGTTCACAGACGCTTTTTGCGTGGTCGGTCTGCTTGGCGCCCCCGTGTTTTCTTGGTTCTTGTCAGAACAACTTTGGTTGGCGAAGTTTATTCCTGTAAGTGGAGCGGTGGTGTGGTCAAACTTTACCCCGGTATTGTTGGCAGTCGCTGCAGGCACGGTCTTCGCTAACCAAGCGAACTCCATTTTGCGGCGAGGTATGGTAGGGACGCCCCTTCTTGTCATCGCAATGGCCTGCTTGATCGGGCCGATGGCTCGACCTGTGATTCGGCCCTTAGCGGGGTTTGATTTTGATGGTGCACAATCGCAAGCGAGTCAGTGGCGAAATGGTGTTTGTCTTCAATCTCACGAGTCGACGTGTTGCCCGGCTTCGGCAGCAACCCTGCTCAAGTTACACGGAGTCGATTCGACCGAGCAAGAGATGGCTCGCGCGTGCTTGACCGGTCAAGACGGAACCAGTTCATTGGGGTTATTTCGAGGCCTTAGTACGGCAACCCGCCAAGCGTCGAAGAAGGCTTGTGTCGCAAATCGTAATCCTGAAAGTTGGACGTCTGGGAATCAGTTGCCGGTGATTGCACTGGTTAGGTTTGAATCTTGTCTTCCGGCGAGACAGACGCACTTTACCGATCGGTACTTTCGTTTGACTAGCTATGGCGACCACCGAGAAGGCCATGCCGTCGTGGTGGTTGGTCATACCGATGACGGAGACTGGCAAATTAGTGATCCAGCGGTTGGGCGGGTTACGTGGTCAGACCAACAATTCCGAAGCCGATTCACGGGTCAGGCGATCTACTTGGCGGACCGGTAG
- the floA gene encoding flotillin-like protein FloA (flotillin-like protein involved in membrane lipid rafts), producing MVGSVFCLSLPSSGQLLLVASVVVGLCAMAIVVIAMKWGSFWFQAYMSGANVSMASLIAMTFLRIDHRMIVTAMIMGRQAGIGKERSGGMTTARLQSHFLAGGNVMNVVRAIIAAQRAGIDLDFDRATAIDLAGRDVLHAVQTSVSPKVIHCPDNTHGGPHTLSAVAKNGVELRVAACVTVRTNLERLIGGATEETVIARVGQGIITAIGSADSHMDVLEQPSQISKGAMSNGLDANTAFAIVSIDISDIDVGENIGARLQSDQADADTRIARARAEVRRAEAVAREQQMKAKVTESKGKMVLAEAEVPAALANAFREGHLRKPNTPLLH from the coding sequence GTGGTGGGATCCGTTTTCTGTTTGTCGCTGCCCTCTTCAGGCCAGCTTCTACTGGTCGCCAGCGTGGTCGTGGGGCTATGTGCAATGGCGATTGTTGTGATCGCTATGAAGTGGGGATCGTTTTGGTTTCAAGCTTACATGTCGGGGGCAAACGTCAGCATGGCGAGCTTGATCGCGATGACGTTTCTAAGGATTGACCATCGTATGATCGTGACGGCCATGATCATGGGCCGCCAAGCTGGGATCGGCAAAGAGCGGTCCGGTGGGATGACCACGGCGCGGCTACAATCGCACTTTTTGGCGGGCGGCAATGTCATGAACGTCGTTCGCGCGATCATCGCGGCGCAGCGGGCCGGGATCGATTTGGATTTCGATCGCGCCACCGCGATCGATTTGGCTGGTCGCGACGTGCTTCACGCTGTTCAAACCAGTGTCTCCCCAAAAGTCATCCATTGCCCCGACAATACCCATGGAGGCCCCCACACACTGAGCGCGGTTGCCAAGAACGGAGTGGAATTGCGGGTCGCCGCGTGCGTCACCGTCCGCACCAATCTAGAGCGATTGATTGGCGGAGCGACCGAAGAAACGGTGATCGCGAGGGTCGGCCAAGGGATCATCACCGCGATCGGTTCCGCAGATTCGCATATGGATGTTCTGGAGCAGCCATCGCAAATTTCCAAGGGTGCGATGTCGAATGGACTCGATGCAAATACGGCCTTTGCGATTGTCTCGATCGACATTTCCGACATTGACGTGGGGGAGAATATTGGTGCCCGGTTGCAATCCGACCAAGCGGATGCGGACACACGAATTGCGCGAGCACGAGCGGAGGTTCGTCGCGCCGAAGCGGTCGCCCGCGAGCAACAGATGAAAGCCAAGGTGACCGAGAGTAAAGGCAAAATGGTGCTTGCCGAAGCCGAGGTCCCCGCCGCTCTCGCCAACGCATTTCGCGAGGGGCATCTACGTAAGCCGAATACGCCGTTGCTTCACTAA